A single Halococcus hamelinensis 100A6 DNA region contains:
- a CDS encoding electron transfer flavoprotein subunit alpha/FixB family protein, protein MTVLGITEHRRGDLRDVSFELATVGRELADATDSELHLAVVGGEVEAFADDLDREGVDVVHTVDEGEEFNHDVYVQAVEALHDDLDPDVLLMPHSVNGLDYAPAVASRLSLPFVTDAIGVHRDDGLAVTREMYGSKVETVVDVDADRVALTVRPGEWPPVEGTGDADVSAFEVDVDESQVRSTVTGFEEVGGGDVDITDADVLVSVGRGIEEEENLALIEALADTLGATLSSSRPIVDNGWLPKNRQVGQSGKVVTPEVYIAIGISGAVQHVAGMKGAETIVAINDDPSAPIYDLADYGIVDDLFDVVPALIEEFGGEPPEV, encoded by the coding sequence ATGACAGTGCTTGGGATCACCGAACACCGCCGCGGCGACCTCCGCGACGTGAGCTTCGAACTCGCTACTGTGGGACGCGAACTCGCCGACGCCACGGACAGCGAGCTCCACTTGGCCGTCGTCGGTGGGGAGGTCGAGGCCTTCGCCGACGACCTCGACCGCGAGGGCGTCGACGTCGTCCACACCGTCGACGAGGGTGAGGAGTTCAACCACGACGTCTACGTCCAGGCCGTCGAGGCGCTCCACGACGACCTCGATCCCGATGTACTCCTGATGCCCCACTCGGTGAACGGGTTGGACTACGCGCCGGCGGTCGCGAGCCGGCTCTCGCTCCCGTTCGTGACCGACGCGATCGGCGTCCATCGGGACGATGGCCTCGCGGTCACCCGCGAGATGTACGGCTCGAAGGTCGAGACGGTCGTCGACGTCGATGCCGACCGGGTCGCGCTCACCGTCCGGCCGGGCGAGTGGCCGCCCGTCGAGGGCACCGGCGACGCCGACGTCTCCGCGTTCGAGGTCGACGTCGACGAGTCGCAGGTTCGTTCGACGGTGACGGGCTTCGAGGAGGTCGGCGGCGGCGACGTCGACATCACCGACGCCGACGTGCTGGTCTCGGTGGGCCGGGGTATCGAGGAGGAGGAGAACCTCGCGCTGATCGAGGCGCTCGCCGACACCCTCGGCGCGACGCTCTCGTCCTCCCGCCCGATCGTCGACAACGGCTGGCTCCCGAAGAACCGCCAGGTCGGCCAGTCCGGGAAGGTCGTCACGCCGGAGGTCTACATCGCGATCGGGATCTCGGGGGCCGTCCAGCACGTCGCTGGGATGAAAGGGGCCGAGACCATCGTCGCGATCAACGACGACCCGAGCGCGCCGATCTACGACCTCGCGGACTACGGGATCGTCGACGACCTCTTCGACGTCGTGCCCGCGCTGATCGAGGAGTTCGGCGGCGAGCCACCCGAGGTCTGA
- a CDS encoding electron transfer flavoprotein subunit beta/FixA family protein: MKILVTVAEVAEVEDDFEVDGLGIDERYLTYDLNEWDDYAVEAAVGIQEAGEDVEVVSVTVGPERADETIRMALAKGVDRAIRVWDDDLASTEYLDSTTKAEVLAAVAAEEEPDLVLTGVQSGDSAFGATGVSLAERIGFEWAAVVNHLDYEAGDDQASVRRELEGGVEELTDVETPAVLTIQTGINDPRYASLRGIRQAQSKEIAPKELADLGLDASATEGAVSLTELYEPETVSDATVYEGSSEETAGQLADLLRDKGVVEG; this comes from the coding sequence ATGAAGATCCTCGTGACGGTGGCGGAGGTGGCGGAGGTCGAGGACGACTTCGAGGTCGACGGCCTCGGGATCGACGAGCGGTACCTGACCTACGACCTGAACGAGTGGGACGACTACGCCGTCGAGGCCGCGGTCGGGATCCAGGAAGCCGGCGAGGACGTCGAGGTGGTCTCGGTGACCGTCGGCCCCGAGCGCGCCGACGAGACCATCCGGATGGCGCTCGCGAAGGGCGTCGACCGCGCGATTCGGGTCTGGGACGACGACCTCGCGAGTACTGAGTATCTCGACAGCACGACCAAAGCCGAGGTCCTCGCCGCGGTCGCCGCGGAGGAGGAACCGGACCTCGTGCTGACTGGCGTCCAGTCGGGCGATTCGGCCTTCGGGGCCACGGGCGTCAGCCTCGCCGAGCGGATCGGTTTCGAGTGGGCCGCGGTCGTGAACCACCTCGACTACGAGGCCGGCGACGACCAGGCGTCGGTTCGCCGCGAACTCGAAGGCGGCGTCGAGGAGCTCACCGACGTCGAGACCCCGGCCGTGCTGACGATACAGACCGGGATCAACGACCCGCGGTACGCGAGCCTCCGGGGTATCCGTCAGGCCCAGTCGAAGGAGATCGCGCCGAAGGAACTCGCCGACCTCGGGCTCGATGCCTCCGCGACCGAAGGTGCGGTCTCGCTGACCGAACTCTACGAACCGGAGACCGTGAGCGACGCCACGGTCTACGAGGGGAGCTCCGAGGAGACCGCCGGGCAGCTCGCCGACCTCCTCCGCGATAAGGGGGTGGTCGAGGGATGA
- a CDS encoding helix-turn-helix transcriptional regulator translates to MRSRAVLGLAIVVVAVVALAAPVSVAAQSSADEPTATNATSTTTIVIQPQPNGDARFSFETRFVLDDANDTAAFRTLGEAFEAGDAGISASTFRRAANTSSVATGRSMNVTNVSRNATIATNGSGSDIGRLTLGFTWAEFARTADGRIMVGDAFNGTQGTWLPGLTERQTLLVKSPPDYGVIRSPTGAGFANGTVRFEGPASFSEGTPVVWFERRGNQPATSTPGSDSGLFGSVPPLAVGSVLLVIGVVVAGAYAMTRRDDESDGPGDGTAGAARAGTADPPGPSDEPDETTVLADVDEELLSDEERVERLLAANDGRMKQASIVEATGWSNAKVSQLLSAMDEDGRVNKLRIGRENLISLPDEE, encoded by the coding sequence ATGCGCTCCCGGGCGGTGTTGGGGCTGGCGATCGTCGTCGTTGCCGTCGTCGCGCTCGCTGCACCTGTATCCGTCGCCGCGCAGTCCTCCGCGGACGAGCCGACGGCGACCAACGCCACGTCGACGACCACTATCGTCATCCAGCCCCAGCCCAACGGCGACGCGCGGTTCAGCTTCGAAACCCGGTTCGTCCTCGACGACGCCAACGACACCGCGGCGTTTCGGACGCTGGGCGAGGCGTTCGAGGCCGGCGACGCCGGCATCTCCGCCTCGACGTTCCGGCGGGCCGCGAACACCTCCAGCGTCGCCACGGGTCGGTCGATGAACGTCACGAACGTGAGTCGAAACGCCACGATCGCCACGAACGGTTCGGGTAGCGATATCGGTCGCCTCACGCTCGGGTTCACCTGGGCCGAGTTCGCCCGGACCGCCGACGGCCGAATCATGGTCGGCGATGCGTTCAACGGAACCCAGGGGACGTGGCTCCCGGGGCTGACCGAGCGCCAGACGCTGCTCGTCAAATCGCCGCCGGACTACGGCGTCATCCGGTCGCCGACGGGGGCCGGGTTCGCGAACGGTACCGTCAGGTTTGAGGGGCCGGCATCGTTCTCCGAGGGGACGCCGGTCGTCTGGTTCGAACGCCGCGGGAACCAGCCCGCGACGTCGACGCCGGGTTCCGACTCCGGCCTCTTCGGGTCGGTGCCGCCGCTCGCGGTCGGGAGCGTCCTGCTCGTGATCGGTGTGGTGGTAGCCGGTGCCTACGCCATGACGCGGCGCGACGACGAGTCGGACGGACCGGGCGATGGAACGGCTGGGGCAGCGCGGGCGGGGACCGCCGACCCACCCGGCCCGTCGGACGAACCCGACGAGACGACCGTCCTGGCCGACGTGGACGAGGAGCTCCTCTCGGACGAGGAGCGCGTCGAGCGGCTGCTCGCGGCGAACGACGGCCGGATGAAGCAGGCCTCGATCGTCGAGGCCACCGGCTGGTCGAACGCGAAGGTCTCACAGCTCCTGTCGGCGATGGACGAGGACGGCCGGGTGAACAAACTCCGGATCGGGCGCGAGAACCTCATCAGCCTCCCCGACGAGGAGTGA
- a CDS encoding DUF7096 domain-containing protein, protein MRRALAVVLVCCLLSGTAFAVADGAVSPSVAGVTPSPNTTGSLTVDPDALETASYRRATLDVSATLTLATRSLDGQFEQRVLDERANELDAASARRAQLNRSVARVETGIARLRARQTAAVRGYNNGTLTDREFVVELAYIDTAAGRLETAAGRVADRADSLAGAQIDGQPVDNWAQNRQVQLGALEGPVRERIAGALRGENTVRIENQPVRIDGVNATPTTRLEPLRVYVETTDAGVVLATVDDGTYLREASLPGERNNTTAGELTGIQDALDRVQTSYPWAWNHSSSTTSAGDRRAGIYAFTLYHDQGVLTTSLNRTSGRVFAEDQRIDLSSVPTATPVQNRTDDLRLQVNRTSPTGPLELSLSTADGEPADGRIAINNQSVGATGDDGQLWTVAPHENLSVTARTGEGVITVNTDATVGNDTAVGSDSTIGTDATAGTGTAAGTNATVGIDTAIGSDTTDGSNTPERTATVTTAVASTAVRPAEG, encoded by the coding sequence ATGCGTCGCGCGCTCGCGGTGGTGCTGGTTTGCTGTCTGCTCTCCGGAACGGCGTTCGCGGTCGCCGACGGAGCCGTGTCACCGAGCGTGGCGGGAGTGACACCGTCGCCGAACACCACCGGATCGCTCACCGTGGACCCCGACGCGCTCGAAACCGCGTCCTACCGGCGGGCGACCCTCGACGTCTCGGCCACGCTCACCCTCGCCACACGCAGCCTCGACGGCCAGTTCGAACAGCGTGTGCTCGACGAGCGTGCCAACGAACTCGACGCCGCGAGCGCCCGCCGCGCACAGCTCAACCGCAGCGTCGCCCGAGTCGAAACCGGCATCGCCCGGCTCCGCGCCCGCCAGACTGCGGCGGTCCGCGGCTACAACAACGGTACGCTCACCGACCGTGAGTTCGTCGTCGAGCTCGCGTACATCGACACCGCGGCGGGGCGGCTCGAAACCGCGGCGGGTCGGGTAGCCGACCGGGCGGACTCGCTCGCCGGAGCCCAGATCGACGGCCAGCCCGTCGACAACTGGGCGCAGAACCGGCAGGTCCAGCTCGGGGCGCTCGAAGGACCCGTCCGCGAACGGATCGCGGGCGCGCTCCGCGGCGAGAACACGGTTCGGATCGAGAACCAGCCGGTGCGGATCGACGGCGTCAACGCGACCCCCACCACGCGACTCGAACCCCTTCGAGTCTACGTCGAGACCACCGACGCCGGGGTCGTGCTGGCGACGGTCGACGACGGCACCTACCTCCGGGAGGCCTCCCTCCCCGGCGAGCGAAACAACACCACGGCCGGCGAACTCACCGGGATCCAGGACGCGCTCGACCGGGTCCAGACGAGCTACCCGTGGGCGTGGAACCACTCCTCCTCGACGACCTCCGCCGGGGATCGTCGCGCGGGGATCTACGCGTTCACGCTCTATCACGACCAGGGCGTGCTGACGACCTCCCTCAATCGAACCTCCGGGCGGGTGTTCGCCGAGGACCAGCGGATCGACCTCTCGAGCGTCCCGACCGCGACCCCGGTGCAGAACCGAACCGACGACCTCCGCTTGCAGGTGAACCGGACCTCCCCGACCGGCCCGCTCGAACTCTCGCTCTCGACCGCCGACGGCGAGCCCGCCGACGGCCGGATAGCGATCAACAACCAGTCGGTCGGAGCCACCGGCGACGACGGCCAACTCTGGACGGTCGCACCCCACGAGAACCTCTCGGTGACCGCGAGAACGGGCGAGGGAGTCATCACGGTGAACACCGACGCGACCGTTGGAAACGACACCGCCGTCGGAAGCGACAGCACCATCGGGACCGACGCGACCGCCGGAACCGGCACGGCCGCCGGGACGAACGCGACCGTTGGAATCGACACGGCTATCGGGAGTGATACGACGGACGGGAGCAACACACCCGAGCGAACGGCCACGGTCACGACCGCGGTCGCCAGCACCGCCGTCCGCCCCGCCGAAGGTTGA
- a CDS encoding type IV pilin, with the protein MSRRGVAPVVGVAVLVVVTLVLAAVIGAFVIGLGGADHTPTAAITADRNGNEVVLTHAGGDSLDVNDLTVRVFVDGRALDHQPRVPAVGMTGFRGAPGGPFNSRSDDTWSTGEVASVTIATTTNAPQPAAGSTVTVRIYADGEVVATART; encoded by the coding sequence GTGTCCCGGCGTGGCGTCGCCCCGGTCGTCGGTGTCGCGGTACTGGTGGTCGTCACCCTCGTGCTCGCGGCGGTCATCGGCGCCTTCGTCATCGGTCTCGGGGGCGCGGACCACACGCCGACGGCCGCCATCACCGCCGACCGGAACGGCAACGAGGTCGTCCTCACCCACGCGGGCGGCGACAGCCTCGACGTGAACGACCTCACCGTTCGAGTCTTCGTCGACGGGCGAGCGCTCGACCACCAGCCGAGGGTTCCGGCGGTGGGGATGACGGGCTTCAGGGGCGCACCGGGCGGCCCGTTCAACAGCAGGAGCGACGACACCTGGAGCACCGGCGAGGTCGCCTCGGTGACGATCGCGACGACCACGAACGCGCCACAGCCCGCCGCCGGGTCGACGGTGACCGTCCGGATCTACGCCGACGGCGAGGTCGTCGCGACGGCACGGACCTGA
- a CDS encoding methyltransferase domain-containing protein, which translates to MGVLENKARARVFYKYLSRVYDEINPFVWNEAMRDEALDWFDVSQDDRVLDVGCGTGFATEGLLEHTDDVHGLDQSPHQLERAFAKFGKNDQVKFYRGDAERLPFDDDAFDAVWSSGSIEYWPDPVETLREFRRVAKPGGPVLVVGPDAPHTSVFGALADSIMLFYDEDEADRMFDAAGYETFEHHIQQAKPGSPRAITTLARAPE; encoded by the coding sequence ATGGGCGTCCTCGAAAACAAGGCTCGGGCGCGGGTGTTCTACAAGTACCTCTCGCGGGTCTACGACGAGATCAACCCGTTCGTCTGGAACGAGGCGATGCGCGACGAGGCCCTCGATTGGTTCGACGTGAGCCAGGACGACCGCGTGCTCGACGTGGGCTGTGGCACCGGCTTCGCCACCGAGGGGCTCCTCGAACACACCGACGACGTCCACGGGCTCGACCAGAGCCCCCACCAGCTCGAACGCGCTTTCGCGAAGTTTGGGAAGAACGATCAGGTGAAGTTCTACCGCGGCGACGCCGAACGGCTCCCGTTCGACGACGACGCCTTCGACGCCGTCTGGTCCTCGGGCTCGATCGAGTACTGGCCCGATCCTGTAGAAACGCTCCGGGAGTTCCGCCGTGTGGCGAAACCCGGCGGGCCGGTCCTGGTCGTGGGTCCCGACGCGCCCCACACCTCGGTGTTCGGCGCGCTGGCCGATTCGATCATGCTGTTCTACGACGAGGACGAGGCCGACCGGATGTTCGACGCCGCGGGCTACGAGACCTTCGAACACCACATCCAGCAAGCGAAGCCGGGGAGCCCGCGCGCCATCACGACGCTCGCCCGCGCACCCGAGTGA
- a CDS encoding DUF1028 domain-containing protein encodes MPSRPPRTSTFSIVARDPATDAVGIAVQSKFVSVGSVVPFAAADAGAVATQSFANVAYGPDGLDLLREGYSAEEVVEELTEADDEATQRQVGVVGQDGSVAGFTGAECFDFAGDIQGENYTVQGNILENRATIEAMAETYESADGGLPDRLLAALQAGNEAGGDARGEQAAALYVVKPEGGYDGGNDRWIDVRVDDHEHPIDELERVFRRYDVTLLEREPPEEYHELAGETAEAVTEALDEAGFREDASTALGEGDTALSAFRGANNFENHEVRALEDALARGWDDADGAGEERLVNAVWHGLSGRERA; translated from the coding sequence ATGCCATCCCGACCACCACGCACGAGCACGTTCTCCATCGTCGCCCGCGACCCCGCGACCGACGCGGTGGGGATCGCCGTCCAGTCGAAGTTCGTGAGCGTCGGTTCCGTCGTGCCCTTCGCTGCGGCCGACGCGGGCGCGGTCGCCACCCAGAGCTTCGCGAACGTCGCCTACGGACCGGACGGCCTCGACCTGCTCCGCGAGGGCTACTCGGCCGAGGAAGTAGTGGAAGAACTCACCGAAGCGGACGACGAGGCCACCCAGCGCCAGGTCGGGGTCGTCGGCCAGGACGGCTCCGTCGCGGGGTTCACCGGCGCGGAGTGCTTCGACTTCGCCGGCGACATCCAGGGCGAGAACTACACCGTGCAGGGCAACATCCTCGAGAACCGCGCGACCATCGAGGCGATGGCCGAGACCTACGAGTCGGCCGACGGCGGCCTCCCCGACCGGCTCCTCGCGGCGCTTCAGGCCGGCAACGAGGCGGGTGGCGACGCCCGCGGCGAGCAGGCCGCGGCGCTCTACGTCGTCAAACCCGAGGGTGGCTACGACGGCGGCAACGACCGCTGGATCGACGTCCGTGTCGACGACCACGAACACCCGATCGACGAACTCGAACGCGTCTTCCGCCGCTACGACGTCACACTGCTCGAACGCGAACCGCCCGAGGAATACCACGAACTCGCTGGGGAAACGGCGGAGGCAGTCACGGAAGCGCTCGACGAGGCCGGGTTCCGCGAGGACGCCTCGACGGCGCTCGGCGAGGGCGACACGGCGCTCTCGGCCTTCCGCGGCGCGAACAACTTCGAGAACCACGAGGTCCGGGCGCTGGAGGACGCGCTCGCGCGCGGGTGGGACGACGCCGACGGGGCCGGCGAGGAGCGCCTGGTGAACGCGGTCTGGCACGGGCTGTCGGGCCGCGAGCGCGCGTAG
- a CDS encoding PadR family transcriptional regulator: protein MYDLTGFQRDLLYAIAGQDEPHGLAIKEELEDYYETEIHHGRLYPNLDTLVEKGLVEKGQIDRRTNYYNITRRGQREIEARREWETQYVEV, encoded by the coding sequence ATGTACGACCTCACGGGATTTCAGCGCGACTTGTTGTACGCGATCGCGGGCCAGGACGAACCACACGGGTTGGCGATCAAAGAGGAGCTCGAGGACTACTACGAGACCGAGATCCATCACGGTCGGCTGTATCCCAACCTCGATACGCTGGTCGAGAAGGGGTTGGTCGAGAAGGGCCAGATCGACCGACGGACCAACTACTACAACATCACACGACGGGGCCAGCGGGAGATCGAGGCGCGTCGCGAGTGGGAGACCCAGTACGTCGAGGTGTGA
- a CDS encoding glycosyltransferase, whose translation MIPTVAVAYYPEGAGHATRMLAVAAALEARGAQVTLAGGGPGARFVEHNDYDQFEPASVDFIGDYQGGSLLDVVVHSLPNSARRVAQYVGWLRREAPDALITDDMFAAMACEFVDIPLYICSHNASSYYDAVIEQGFTWLLHRHQIHAAEAFLYPSIWPPDRGDPPGITHVPPIALDLSSDGRVRSPTGKPTRVLADGSAAVPDDSDTPESSEVLVVPSAYSTGFDELAERLRDAGHDVTLVGGPDWECVPALLPYLQAADKVVCSGYSTVMEAAVAGTPCVVYPFTDEQHGVSRVIERTGLDGFQIEHSIRHVVRAVGQPLDPPEYENGAGRTAAAVLDGIE comes from the coding sequence ATGATTCCGACGGTGGCCGTCGCATACTACCCCGAGGGGGCGGGTCACGCGACCCGGATGCTGGCGGTCGCAGCGGCGCTCGAAGCCCGTGGCGCGCAGGTAACGCTCGCCGGCGGCGGGCCGGGCGCACGCTTCGTCGAGCACAACGACTACGACCAGTTCGAGCCGGCGAGCGTCGACTTCATCGGTGACTACCAGGGCGGGTCGCTGCTCGACGTCGTCGTTCATAGCCTCCCGAACAGCGCCCGCCGGGTCGCCCAGTACGTCGGTTGGCTCCGACGGGAGGCCCCCGACGCGCTGATCACCGACGACATGTTCGCTGCGATGGCCTGCGAGTTCGTCGACATCCCGCTCTACATCTGCTCGCACAACGCCTCGTCGTACTACGACGCGGTCATCGAACAGGGGTTCACCTGGCTGTTACACCGCCACCAGATCCACGCCGCCGAGGCCTTCCTCTATCCCTCGATCTGGCCGCCCGACCGCGGCGACCCGCCCGGCATAACCCACGTCCCGCCCATCGCGCTCGACCTCTCGTCGGACGGCCGGGTTCGTTCGCCGACGGGGAAGCCGACGCGCGTGCTCGCCGACGGCTCGGCCGCCGTGCCGGACGACTCCGACACGCCGGAGTCGTCCGAGGTGCTGGTGGTCCCAAGCGCCTACTCGACGGGGTTCGACGAGCTCGCCGAACGCCTTCGGGACGCGGGTCACGACGTCACCCTCGTCGGCGGCCCCGACTGGGAGTGCGTCCCGGCGCTCCTCCCCTACCTCCAGGCCGCCGACAAGGTGGTGTGCTCGGGCTACTCGACGGTGATGGAGGCCGCCGTCGCCGGCACGCCCTGTGTCGTCTACCCGTTCACCGACGAACAGCACGGCGTCTCGCGCGTGATCGAGCGCACGGGATTAGACGGCTTCCAGATCGAACACTCGATCCGCCACGTGGTCCGCGCGGTCGGCCAGCCGCTCGACCCCCCCGAGTACGAGAACGGCGCGGGACGAACCGCGGCGGCGGTCCTCGACGGCATCGAGTAA
- a CDS encoding beta-ribofuranosylaminobenzene 5'-phosphate synthase family protein, with amino-acid sequence MTRVRVAAGGRVHFGFQNLSLAHERLYGGLGVALDEPRVVLVAEPADAVRCDDTRAAACAERVVELLDVPGVELAVEEHIPHHVGLGSGTQFALAVLTAVAHAHDREPRVRERAPSFGRGGRSGVGCATFEAGGFVVDAGHPAERFTTEPPAEGEWAVPVPVARHALPGSWRFVVVIPAIESGRCGDEENESIGRVVERADPAIADEVARVVAQRLLPAAAESDWAGFGGAVAAVSRLNGTWYADEQGGVYRPPLGDIVDSLSASPAVAGAGQSSWGPAVYGLTDEARADEARAVAREALSSAGVDGDVLMCAPRNEGAHVERDRPAKPT; translated from the coding sequence ATGACGCGAGTCAGGGTCGCGGCCGGCGGGCGGGTTCACTTCGGCTTCCAGAACCTCTCGCTCGCCCACGAGCGGCTCTACGGTGGGCTCGGGGTCGCGCTCGACGAGCCGCGCGTCGTGCTCGTGGCCGAACCCGCCGACGCGGTCCGTTGTGACGACACACGAGCGGCGGCGTGTGCCGAGCGCGTCGTCGAACTCCTCGACGTTCCCGGGGTCGAGCTCGCGGTCGAGGAACACATTCCCCACCACGTCGGGCTCGGCAGCGGCACGCAGTTCGCGCTCGCCGTCCTGACGGCCGTCGCGCACGCCCACGACCGCGAACCACGGGTCAGGGAGCGTGCGCCGTCGTTCGGTCGCGGCGGCCGGAGCGGGGTCGGCTGTGCGACGTTCGAGGCCGGTGGGTTCGTCGTCGACGCCGGCCACCCCGCCGAGCGCTTCACCACGGAACCGCCGGCGGAGGGCGAATGGGCGGTCCCCGTGCCGGTCGCGCGTCACGCCCTCCCCGGATCGTGGCGGTTCGTGGTCGTGATACCGGCCATCGAGTCGGGCCGGTGTGGGGACGAGGAGAACGAGAGCATCGGTCGGGTGGTCGAGCGCGCCGACCCCGCCATCGCCGACGAGGTCGCCCGGGTGGTCGCCCAGCGGTTGCTTCCGGCCGCGGCCGAAAGTGACTGGGCGGGCTTCGGCGGGGCGGTCGCCGCGGTGAGTCGGCTCAACGGCACGTGGTACGCCGACGAGCAGGGCGGGGTCTACCGGCCGCCGCTCGGCGACATCGTGGACTCGTTGTCGGCCTCGCCCGCGGTCGCGGGCGCGGGCCAGTCGTCGTGGGGGCCCGCGGTCTACGGCCTCACCGACGAGGCACGCGCCGACGAGGCACGGGCGGTCGCCCGGGAGGCGCTGTCGTCGGCGGGCGTCGATGGCGACGTGCTGATGTGCGCGCCGCGCAACGAGGGCGCGCACGTCGAGCGAGACCGACCGGCGAAACCCACTTGA
- a CDS encoding HD domain-containing protein has protein sequence MTNLDTFSGDESDEKYEERALFRAIADEMVAWYDGDSSGHDLDHAWRVFRLGTRLADSEGADVEVVGAAALTHDIHRTVSTDDEYVHPEETLPDVRAVLDATEFPTGKVPAVCHCVAVHDEYEYRGIERPAETIEAEILRDADNLDAIGAVGVARNFAYGGVHGTPLWDPDGGYSGIEHYYDKLQHLPDEMNTEAARALAEERHAFTEDFVERFEEEWYGER, from the coding sequence GTGACGAATCTCGACACCTTTTCGGGGGACGAATCGGACGAGAAATACGAGGAGCGGGCGCTGTTCCGGGCTATCGCGGACGAGATGGTCGCGTGGTACGACGGGGACTCGTCTGGCCACGACCTCGACCACGCGTGGCGGGTGTTCCGACTGGGGACCCGACTGGCCGACTCGGAAGGGGCCGACGTCGAGGTGGTCGGCGCGGCCGCGCTGACCCACGACATCCACCGGACGGTGAGCACCGACGACGAGTACGTCCACCCCGAGGAGACTCTTCCGGACGTGCGGGCGGTGCTCGACGCGACCGAGTTCCCGACGGGGAAGGTCCCCGCGGTCTGTCACTGCGTCGCGGTCCACGACGAGTACGAGTATCGAGGTATCGAGCGACCAGCCGAAACCATCGAAGCCGAGATCCTCCGGGACGCCGACAACCTCGACGCCATTGGCGCGGTCGGGGTCGCGCGGAACTTCGCCTACGGCGGGGTCCACGGCACGCCGCTCTGGGATCCCGACGGCGGCTACTCGGGGATCGAACACTACTACGACAAACTCCAGCATCTCCCGGACGAGATGAACACCGAGGCGGCGCGGGCGCTCGCCGAGGAGCGCCACGCGTTCACCGAGGACTTCGTCGAGCGCTTCGAGGAGGAGTGGTACGGCGAGCGATAG
- a CDS encoding arsenate-mycothiol transferase ArsC, with protein sequence MSNRSDGTRVAFVCVQNAGRSQMASAFAERERDQRGLDDLAVLTGGTHPADGVHDEVVEVMREEGIDLSGRTPREITEEELRSCEYVATMGCSTLDLDEGIDVRDWDLPDPHGADVETVRSIRDEVHERVRSLFDELAADPR encoded by the coding sequence GTGTCCAACAGAAGCGACGGAACCCGCGTCGCGTTCGTCTGTGTCCAGAACGCCGGGCGGTCCCAGATGGCGAGCGCGTTCGCCGAGCGCGAGCGCGACCAGCGAGGGCTCGACGATCTGGCGGTCCTCACCGGCGGCACCCACCCCGCCGACGGCGTCCACGACGAGGTCGTCGAGGTCATGCGCGAGGAGGGGATCGACCTCTCGGGCCGGACCCCCCGCGAGATCACCGAGGAGGAACTCCGGTCGTGTGAGTACGTGGCGACGATGGGTTGTTCGACGCTCGACCTCGACGAGGGGATCGACGTTCGCGACTGGGACCTGCCCGATCCACACGGCGCGGACGTCGAGACCGTCCGCTCGATCCGCGACGAAGTCCACGAGCGCGTGAGGAGCCTGTTCGACGAACTGGCCGCCGACCCGCGATGA
- a CDS encoding transcription factor S, with translation MQFCDDCGSMMHADGDEMVCAGCGARVAKDAERAAAFVSTEDQTFDDVIETTEDAADEGKPTVEIECEECGNDLAWYTIKQTGSADEPPTRFFKCTECGHRWRGYS, from the coding sequence ATGCAATTCTGCGACGACTGCGGCTCGATGATGCACGCCGACGGCGACGAGATGGTGTGTGCGGGCTGTGGGGCGCGGGTGGCCAAGGACGCAGAGCGCGCCGCGGCGTTCGTGAGCACCGAGGACCAGACCTTCGACGACGTGATCGAGACCACCGAGGACGCCGCCGACGAGGGGAAACCGACGGTCGAGATCGAGTGCGAGGAGTGCGGCAACGACCTCGCGTGGTACACCATCAAGCAGACCGGGTCGGCTGACGAGCCACCGACGAGGTTCTTCAAGTGTACCGAGTGCGGCCACCGCTGGCGGGGCTACAGCTAG